The region ATACTGTTCCGGTCAAATAAAATTACAGCAATGGGCTACGAAGACAAATAAAGATGTACAAATATTGTGGGATTTTCATGTCCATTTTCAACTAAGCACTCAAAAGTATTTTTCCGGTATAAAATAAGGTAAGCATTTCCGAAAGATGGAAGATAAATACAGCTTTTAGCGCTAAATAtatacatttcattttttttttcttccggCAATCCACGAATTTAAAATCTCATTTTCTAGCtttatttttggaatgttCGTTTGATTGGCGATAACCAAGGCAAACAGCTAATATAAGATCGATCATATTCAATATAAACATATGACATATGCATTTAGTGTTTGCTTTATGGTTAGGGATCTGTCATTATTTACTAGGGAGGAGGACCACTAAACTGAGAAAAAGTTTGGCCAAGAAGTTGTGGCCCACCCCATAAagggtttaaaaaaaaatgactcaaataaaaaaattgtgactCTCCCCAACGGCAAAGCAGTAAAACTGAAAGTATTGTCGGTTTAAAAAGTAGAGCACATTATTAGGTATcatcaaataaaatcaatgtGCGGTGGACGTGAGCGAGTCAGACATGGAACTTTTGCAGTTTGTAGCTGCTACTGATCATGACATCTTCTCAGAAgttgtatttttaaatttgtacaAACTTCATACAACAAATGAATCATGTAAGAAACCGACACAGATATAATAAGTGTTTCTTTCAACAGTTATGCATTTATTATGATAAAGACCTTTTGTATTTATAATACATGTACCTCTATTATATAGGCCCATATTTCACGTTTTTATGCCGCAACCAgtgacaaataaaaacccaCGGGGTAGAGTGACCCGAATCGAGAGAACTCTGAGTTCAGAGACTGATGGTAAATACTTATGATCTCAAAACTTATACTCTCAAAACCTCCCctcaatgattttttttaaaatggctttcCTTAAAGTGAAGCTCAAAAGATTGTGACTCTCCCATCAAATTTACTCGCCCTCTACCCCCCAGTAAATAATGACCGGTCCCTTACTGTTTTCCGTCAACGTCGCCAACTGAAATTCGagaataaaattcaaaatctaTTTCGCTTTCTACATTTGTCTGTTTCCCTTTCCGTCTACAAGCTAATacatttcattctttttcttcagcCTGTGGCGTTTAACTTGCTCTTGATACATGATCGCTATACCCTGCGTTCATTTGTGCTGACAAGCTAGAGGAGCTCTCCGGTTCTGTCCATCAGGGCAGCCAAACATTACACGCTAAACTTGTGTACTGTGAATATTTGATTGTCTTTCCGTATATATAGTGTATCTCGGAACGAATCATTGTCTAGTCCTAAAAGTACAAAAAAGCAAACGATGAAAAGACGAAATAAATTCCGCGGAATTTCTGGAGATATAATGATGTGGAattatttcatgtattaaaTTAACTTTGTGTCACGCCGAAAATGACTATTTAATTAACACATAGGAGCGTTAAATTTACATCAAATTCCGCGATAGAAAATCAATTTGAGCCACCTCTGATGGCAGATGGCAGATGGCAGATGGCAGATCTAGTTGTCAAAAAGTGAAGGCTGACATGAGCAATAAACGGCGACTTGAAACAGAATAAATACATTCAAATTTTAGTCATTTAAAGCTTTTTCAGAAAGCTGTAGTATTTATACGCAAGATATTGAGTGTCTGGTGGTTAGACACCAGGTAGCTAAACGGACACCTCAGTGCGGGGCtgtttgatttcatttgcAAAAGTGAAATAGTACAATGAACACATCACTGTCCTCGCTCGAAAAGTTCGCCCTGCAATTACAACACCGCTCAACAGCTGTAAAGACTGTTGAATCGTCGTTTatgtttttgataaatttcGCGTCTTTTTTCGGCAATCTTTTGCTAGGAATCGCTGTCGTAAGAAACCCGACTCTTCGCCGCACTGTTCCCAATATGTACATCATCACTTTGGCAATCTCAGACTTTCTGATGTCTTTGGTAGGAATCCCATTTTCCTTGGCTGCTCTTATCGTCGGTGAGTGGCCGTTTAACAATTTCATTTGTCAAGTTCAAGGATTTTGGATTCTCCTCATGTGCGCTGTATCTCTACAAACCTTAGCCGTCACCGCTGTCAACAGGTACGTAAGAGTTGTTCGATCCCGCTCGCTTTACCAGAGACTCTTCAACTTCAAAACTACAAAAGTAACTATCGTGGTTCTGTGGTTTATGGCTCTCTTCGCGCCTCTACCCTATGCATTTGCCGGACACGAATACATTTTCCACACCGGAAAGGTTTTCTGCGCGCACAACCCCGCAAGCTTGAACGATGGTTATGGAGCATACTTGGTTCTGGTTTTTGTCGCTGTACCACTTCTCATCTTATTGATTTGTTACACGAAGGTCTTTTTGACGGTGCGTAAACACAACCTCAGTTTTCGCTATCGAAACCAAATCAGGGCAATCCGTTCCACTTCTGAAAGCAGCTTATCGGTGGAAGAAGTGAATGTGACATACGTTCTGTTGGTAGTTGTTATAGGTTTTCTAACTTGTTGGACCCCGGTTCTAGTCATTGATTTGATTGACTTTATCAACGCGGATTGGAAGCTCAAGCGTGAAGTTTATGTGAGTTACACTTGCTTTGGATTCGCGAGTACTTCCCTCAACCCCATCATCTATGGGATCATGAATCGTTCGTTCCGTGCGGAATACTTGAGGATCCTCGCACCTTTAAAGGCTTGGCCCTCCGATTTGCTGTCGAGCTCTTCCAGATCCATTCGTGGCTCAAAAAGAAATGGCAGTCGCAAAAATTTAGACAAAAACAAGGTCGGCGACTCGCTTGAAAAGGGTGAGGAAAAGGATGCTGGAAACAACAGTTCTGTCCGTGATACTCACAGAGGGTCAAGTGGACAACAAATTAGCGACATACCTTTgtagcaatgaaaaaaaatccacttaagcaaggaaaaaaatgttaactGTTGATATAAGTTTAGAGAAAAGAATTTAACGTTCAAGAAACGACAAAATTGTCGCAGCAATGGCCACACCTTTTGCCGGGCGTATCGCTCCCGCATATGGGtggaataatttttattaagtTATATCGGCTTTGCGGCtttctattattttttgtaCGGTTTTACGGCTTCTAATACACTCCAATGCCGTCCTGATTTTTAGCACCCCGAcgattactttttttttcgcccaAAAGTATAATTCAGTTTGAAATATGGTTTCCTTTAAAATCCTTTAAATGACATGAAACATGAACCTGATTTACCCAAGTTTGTCTTGACATATTAGCATTTCAAACGATCAACACCCACTAAAATCCGACACGAGACATCCGTTGCGTGCAATGAAATTTATCAGCACTTGAGTAGACCATTTTTAGGTTGTCGCACTTTCTGCTTGGGTTAGATAGATTAGCATAATGATGAGGCGAACTGGGCCCCGTTGTTCAAAAGCCGATTAACGCTTAATATCCCAGACTAAAAGACTAAAAGTTTACGaaggagtttatttctctactcCCAAGTGCCGGTCAACGCTCGGATATTCGGCAAAAATTTACAGTAGAAGAGgtcaatcttgaaaaaaaaaagataagcaaaagaaattttaaccAAGAAGTTAAGAGCATGAAGCCAAAGTTTACACTAATCCTCGATTGATTTAATCtgctttcgaacaactgggccctggggcccgtttctcgaaagccccGAGAatttttcgggcccgaaaagccactcttacactccgacccgcttattctgtaaagcagattttttcatatgttgtaaagggagtaaaagtaaaaataattgcaaagtttcgtgcctcgagacgccttcgttttgaagatacaaagagaattatgtcacccgaaatacgcccgaaaagtttcgggactttcgagaaacaggcccctgatGGGTAGACCTTATTCACGATAGCCACCATGTTGAATTTGCTAtatattatcatgcaaattagATACACACTTCTCAAGGGGGCAGACAACACAAGGTCGAGAGATTATAACGAACATTTTAGCAACACAGATGATTTGTTTCAGGTTCATTAAATGTTTATAACCTAAGTAGTAACATAGAATCATTACACAAGCTACTTCGATGTTTTGTTCGTAAAAAATGAGCAGATATAAAGCAGCAGAAATTTATAATGTTAAAGACAATCAAAGATATAAAATTACTAaggaatttaattttaaattctaaAATGTACTCTAAGTGATGTTGTTTCggaatgagagaattttgaaaatcggccatcttgcaaaggctatagcccatgtaaagGAAGACGATGTTCCgcaatttgacttttttccaGTGTTTGTCCCCCAGCATAACACATGCATAATTTGCATGACAATTTCAAAACCAGCCTGGCGTCAGTCTATCATGAATAAGGCCTCGATTAATGGGCGCACCATCACTTTGTAACCTGCTAGCAAAGCTGTCGACCTCTTCCCAAAAGTCGGTTCAAGTATTCAATGCAATCTGTTTGATTTTGCAACAACAGCTAATATGTGTGACTTCCATGATATATCTTCCGATAGAGGAACTCCAAGGTGTTTAAATGCCTGTACTTGTTCTAATTGGTGAGATCATAATTATCTATGGTGAGATAGACCTCCAACAAAAACTTGGACACAGTcaagattttcattttatgcATTGGCTGGTCAACGTATAAACAAAAGTGCAAAAATAATTGATgccaatttgtttgtttttccaacAACATTGTTGCACTAAAATCTCAAGAAATGAGATAAACACTTCATTCATTAAGTTTGCAACTTTAATGTCTCCTTGGTAACTGCGAACACAGACACTAGACTGGAAAATTCTAAAAACACCACCCACTTATAACATCAAAGAAATACCAGTAACTAAAATGCAATAGCCCATTAAACTTTCAACCAAGCAAGGGTTCTTAGAGACTATATATCAAAGCTTTCAATGTAAAACAATCAGTTAGGATGTAATGTCTTTAAGGCAATGGCATTCCAATAATTGTAAATGTTGTTAAAAGCAAAtcctaaaacaagaaaattgagaGGTTCTGTATAAATAATAGTCATTTATTGCTGATAATTAttactagtaataataaataccTGGTGAAGACAGGGAGAAACCAGTACCATCGGTTGAGGCCTAAAACTTGTTCTGCAATCTTCATCATCCCAGACTAAAACCATCTTTATTGGGACCTGCACCCAAGTGAGCAATTGTAAGAATGATATAGGAAATGAAATTGCTTATGTAACCCACTGAGAACTCGCAAAATTCCACATTTCGCCCTTGCTCGCCGCAGAGTCtccagtagctcagtggttagagcatctGAATAGATCTcggagggtcgtgggttcaaatcccatccggggctcggatttttccgagttctCAGTGGGTGCCATTAGCAATTTCATTTCCTATATTTTATTAGGACCGTAACAGAAAAAAGGAACTCTGAAGGGTTctgttaaaataaattctaGGGGTTCATAAAGCAATAGTTTTTATGTTCtcaggaaaataaataatattgatgtTCTAAACCCCATTCAGACTCATTTAACCGCAGGCTGCTATGGCTCTATAAACGTTATTCATGAATgactgccaattcattattcttttgtccttgagAAAATTAGCCTCCTAAGCCTTACtgcatgtgctaaattgaaaagaattcctACTCTAATGTGAGGCCTGGCGGGTTTACAGTagatttgcacaataacagaacaaaaaaaaaacagctgtcatttatgaataaggtctatcaTTATAACTTTGGAGGGTactgacaaaaattaaaaatgaaaaaaattcaataaaagaGTCTGAACAATAATTCTTTCACCAACACTGTAAGAAACCGGTTGTGAATGAATGAATCAATCAAGACATGTTGAAactaaaacaatagagtttatgttcgcgggcctCAATATGTTTTGAGCCCTACTCAGACtcatttcaaaataaacacggaaaaaaaaaaaagacaaccaaacagtctgaagaattCTTTTTTCACCGACGCTATAAGAAAACGTTAACAAACACttaaatggcttttcgattTTTATTGGCCGCTTTACATCGTACAATTATTTGATTGGTTTTTGAACTTTTCATTGGCTTATTTTAGCGGGCTAAAATGCATTTTAGTACACCAAATTCGCTATTTTAGCCTAGGTATACActgccaatcagctgctgatcCATTACTCGCTCCTTTTAACGATACCTCAGTGCGGGGGTGTTTAATTTCATTCGCAAAAGTGAAATAGTACAATGAATACCTCACTGTCCTCGCTCGAAAAGTTCGCTCTGCAGTTAAAACACCGTTCAACAGTGGTACAGCTCGTTGAATCgttatttctgtttttgataAACTTTGCGTCTTTTTTCGGCAATCTTTTGCTAGGAATCGCTGTCGTAAGAAACCCGACTCTTCGCCGCACTGTTCCCAATATGTACATCATCACTTCGGCAGTCTCTGACTTTCTGATGTCTTTGGTAGGAATCCCATTTTCCTTGGCTGCTCTTATCGTCGGTGAGTGGCCgtttaacaattttatttgtcaAGTTCAAGGATTTTGGATTCTCCTCATGTGTGCTACATCTCTACAAACCTTAGCCGTCACCGCTGTCAACAGGTATGTAAGAGTTGTTCGTTCCCGCTCGCTTTACCAGAAACTCTTCAACTTCAAAACTACAAAAGTAACCATCGTGGTTCTGTGGTTTATGGCTCTCTTCGCGCCTCTACCCTATGCATTTGCCGGACACGAATACATTTTCCACACCGGAAAGGTTTTCTGCGCGCACAACCCCGCAAGCTTGAACGATGGTTATGGAGCATACTTGGTTCTGGTTTTTGTCGCTGTACCTCTTATCATCTTATTGATTTGTTACACGAAGGTCTTTCTGACGGTGCGTGAGCACAACCTCAGTTTTCGCTATCGAAACCAAGACAAAGGAATCCGTTCCACTTCTGAAAGCAGCTTATCGGTGGAAGAAGTGAATGTGACATATGTTCTGTTGGTAGTTGTTATAGGTTTTCTAACTTGTTGGACCCCGGTTCTAGTCATTGATTTGATTGACTTTATCAACGCGGATTGGAAGCTCAAGCGTGAAGTTTATGTGAGTTACACTTGCTTTGGATTCGCGAGTACTTCCCTCAACCCCATCATCTATGGGGTCATGAATCGTTCGTTTCGTGCGGAATACTTGAGGATCCTCGCGCCTTTAAAGGCTTGCCGCTCCAATTTGCCATCGCGCTCTTCTAGATCCGTTCGTGGCTCAAAGAGGAATGTCAATCGCAAACATCTAGACGAGAACAAGGGCCGCGATTCGTTTGAAAAGGGTGTGGCAAAGAATGCTGGAAACGATGCCTCCGTTCGTGTTAAACACAGCGAGTCAAGTGGACAAAAAATTAGTGGCATACCTTTGtagcaacaaaaaaagttttcgtttgagcaaggaaaaaatactTGCTATGTATATGTGTTTAAAGGAAATAGTTTAACGTTCAAGGAAAGATAAAATTTTCGAAGCAAGGACCACAGCTATTGGATAATTCTTATTAAATACGAGACCAGACATATTTGATCTTTTGATGAGACAAAAGTTTTATTCATTTGCATATAATCAACCAGCGATAACGTTTTTGTGTTAATCTAACTGATAACAGCATGAAGCGCTGTCAGTAAGTTCCTACAGTTTTTGTAAATGGACCCTCTTTTTTCTAAATTAGGTGATGAAGCGTCTGCTGTTTTTGAGGGGGGCATTGAGGATTTTCGATTTTGCGGTTTCGGTCATTTTAAATTGTAGATCGCTTTATCGGTTTTAGTACCAAAAATCTTGGGCTGgctttttggttttggtgtCCGTTGCGGTTTGCGGTTTCTGTTCTATTTCGCTCTTCCGGCAAAAATAAAATCGGGTTTTTGGATTTGCTATTCGGGGATGCTGTTTGGTGTTGTTTCGGTTTCTCTTCGTATAATATGGGCCTCAACGACCTCAACCGCGTGAACTGCTTCTCGGATTTTGCTTGcggtttttggttttgatcGAAATTTGCGGTTTTTAATACACTCAAATGCCGCCCTCCTTTTTATCACCCTGACGATTTTTTTTCGCCCgaaatttcaattcattttgacATATGGTCCCTTTAACATCCTTTAAATGATATGAAACGTGAAGCTCATTTAGCCAAGGTTGTCttgtaatattaatatttcaaACCATCAACACCCACTACAATCCGAACCGAGACATCCGTTGCGTGCAACGAATTTGTAAGTACTTCCTTGGAAATGTGAAATAAATTAGATGGATTAGCCAAATGCTGAAGAAAAATGATGAATTGGTGTGTGAGGTCTGTTAGTATTTGAAAGAGGCACTTGCAGTCTCTTTCCCATTCCCAGAATTCTGATAACTTTAGTCTGACATGAAAACAACCTGGTACCTACTCGACTAGATTACTAAACTATTTAGGTGTTCCAAAAATacctaaaaaataatttttctttcttttccttaatgCTTCTTCCCCTTttactttcaaaaaattattgtgaatCCTTTCTACTCTACAATATGTGTTGTATCCATGATTTGGTAAAAACATTATTGCTTAAATTATCCAAACTTTTATGTACACAATATCGTGTGAATTAAATAAGTATTGACTTAAAATTGACGTGACTTAGCCGTAGTTATAGAAAGTGCGTTAACAGCTGCGCTGTAGGCTAGCATGTGGTCGTTtttcagtaataataatacgTAACTCCACATTTAATGAATTGGTGTTTGATgcctaaataattattacttaacTAGGCATTCTCTCTCAGCTTACAACCTACTGCGACCTTCAATTACAAACCAGATCAAAACTGCACCAATCACCACACACCTTCCCCACTACCAATCACATTACTCTTCTAACTACCAATCACAATACAGAACAGATCATCACTGCATTTGGTTGAATTCCCAGCTGTCACTTGACTGAGAAGATGATTTCCGCTCAGGATGTTGAAACGTAAGTCATcaccaacagtccttctcaggactcctttcTCCCGGACTTTCAAAGTCCATCGAGCTATTAATACTTTATTTGAAGTAGGttggtatatcggctgatgTGAACCTTCTATACAAATagaacaggttaagaatcccaactaacaggaggcagaccagttggtgGCGAAGcacaagcgcagccgaggagttgaatcAACGACCAcgtggaacaaatccagcttgTGGTCAGAGCAAGGCTTGAACTCGGTATCCGCACCAGATTTCGAGTCCGGGGGaatgtttctcgaaagtcccgagaacttttcggaccAAAAACCAGTGTTCAAACTGccatccgcttgttttgaaaagctggtcTTTAAACATGCTTTttatgtaagaaaaaccaagggGACTACGAAAACTTCGACGTGGCGAAGATTTAAAGGGAATTGTGACAACcaaaataggcccgaaaagtttcggcacttttgagaaacagacCCCAGCTCTCTAACCACTCGACTCCCTAATTGTCAAGATCGTCTCATTGCTTCCTCCATATTTCGACCAGAGATGCACTTCATTTCAGTTCACGCGCCTGGCATGGCGGCCCTTAGATCATGCCCAAGACAAGCCCAAAGTGAAAACTTTTCGTTTCACAGAGCCATGAATGGTTTAACTTTCCCCGCAATTGTCGCTCAGGGTTCCGAGCTTTTTTATCACCAGAGCCTGACTCGAGAAAAAGGTAGAGCCTGCGAAAATGCAAATGGAAGGGGAGCAAATTAAACAGCAGATGTAGCCTGAAGCAGTCTATTGACTGTCACGagtgtaaaaataaataaactagCAAACTTTCTTCAGTTTGCAAACTTGGCAGAAGCGCACTTGGCACAAAAATGCAATAGGGCTACACTAGGAGAACATGGATGTAAAATGCAATATAAGTGAGAACTATTTTTAGGCAACGAGGGAATATTTTATTTAGAAAATCAATTTGAGCCACCTCTGATGGCAGATGGCAGATCTAGTTGTCAAAAAGTGAAGGCTGACATGAGCAATAAACGGCGACTTGAAACAGAATAAATACATTCAAATTTTAGTCATTTAAAGCTTTTTCAGAAAGCTGTAGTATTTATACGCAAGATATTGAGTGTCTGGTGGTTAGACACGAGGTAGCTAAACGGACACCTCAGTGCGGGGCTGTTTGATTTCATTTCCAAAAGTGAAATAGTACAATGAACACATCACTGTCCTCGCTCGAAAAGTTCGCCCTGCAATTACAACACCGCTCAACAGCTGTAAAGGCTGTTGAATCGTCGTTTatgtttttgataaatttcGCGTCTTTTTTCGGCAATCTTTTGCTAGGAATCGCTGTCGTAAGAAACCCGACTCTTCGCCGCACTGTTCCCAATATGTACATCATCACTTTGGCAGTCTCAGACTTTCTGATGTCTTTGGTAGGAATCCCATTTTCCTTGGCTGCTCTTATCGTCGGTGAGTGGCCGTTTAACAATTTCATTTGTCAAGTTCAAGGATTTTGGATTCTCCTCATGTGCGCTGTATCTCTACAAACCTTAGCCGTCACCGCTGTCAACAGGTACGTAAGAGTTGTTCGATCCCGCTCGCTTTACCAGAGACTCTTCAACTTCAAAACTACAAAAGTAACTATCGTGGTTCTGTGGTTTATGGCTCTCTTCGCGCCTCTACCCTATGCATTTGCCGGACACGAATACATTTTCCACACCGGAAAGGTTTTCTGCGCGCACAACCCCGCAAGCTTGAACGATGGTTATGGAGCATACTTGGTTCTGGTTTTTGTCGCTGTACCACTTCTCATCTTATTGATTTGTTACACGAAGGTCTTTTTGACGGTGCGTAAACACAACCTCAGTTTTCGCTATCGAAACCAAATCAGGGCAATCCGTTCCACTTCTGAAAGCAGCTTATCGGTGGAAGAAGTGAATGTGACATACGTTCTGTTGGTAGTTGTTATAGGTTTTCTAACTTGTTGGACCCCGGTTCTAGTCATTGATTTGATTGACTTTATCAACGCGGATTGGAAGCTCAAGCGTGAAGTTTATGTGAGTTACACTTGCTTTGGATTCGCGAGTACTTCCCTCAACCCCATCATCTATGGGATCATGAATCGTTCGTTCCGTGCGGAATACTTGAGGATCCTCGCACCTTTAAAGGCTTGGCCCTCCGATTTGCTGTCGAGCTCTTCCAGATCCTTTCGTGGCTCAAAAAGAAATGGCAGTCGCAAAAATTTGGACAAAAACAAGGTCGGCGACTCGCTTGAAAAGGGTGAGGAAAAGGATCCTGGAAACAACAGCTCTGTCCGTGATACTCACAGAGGGTCAAGTGGAGAAAAAATTAGTGGCATACCTTTGtagcaacaaaaaaagttttcgtttgagcaaggaaaaaatactTGCTATGTATATGTGTTTAAAGGAAATAGTTTAACGTTCAAGGAAAGATAAAATTTTCGAAGCAAGGACCACAGCTATTGGATAATTCTTATTAAATACGAGACCAGACATATTTGATCTTTTGATGAGACAAAAGTTTTATTCATTTGCATATAATCAACCAGCGATAACGTTTTTGTGTTAATCTAACTGATAACAGCATGAAGCGCTGTCAGTAAGTTCCTACAGTTTTTGTAAATGGACCCTCTTTTTTCTAAATTAGGTGATGAAGCGTCTGCTGTTTTTGAGGGGGGCATTGAGGATTTTCGATTTTGCGGTTTCGGTCATTTTAAATTGTAGATCGCTTTATCGGTTTTAGTACCAAAAATCTTGGGCTGgctttttggttttggtgtCCGTTGCGGTTTGCGGTTTCTGTTCTATTTCGCTCTTCCGGCAAAAATAAAATCGGGTTTTTGGATTTGCTATTCGGGGATGCTGTTTGGTGTTGTTTCGGTTTCTCTTCGTATAATATGGGCCTCAACGACCTCAACCGCGTGAACTGCTTCTCGGATTTTGCTTGcggtttttggttttgatcGAAATTTGCGGTTTTTAATACACTCAAATGCCGCCCTCCTTTTTATCACCCTGACGATTGTTTTTTTCGCCCgaaatttcaattcattttgacATATGGTCCCTTTAACATCCTTTAAATGATATGAAATGTGAAGCTGATTTAGCCAAGTTTGTCttgtaatattaatatttcaaACCATCAACACCCACTACAATCCGAACCGAGACATCCGTTGCGTGCAACGAATTTGTAAGCACTTCCTTGGAAATGTGAAATAAATTAGATGGATTAGCCAAATGCTGAAGAAAAATGATGGATTGGTGTGTGAGGTCTGTTAGCATTTGCAAGAGGCACTTGCAGTCTCTTTCCCATTCCTCGAATTCTGATAACTTTAGTCTGACATGAAAACAACCTGGTACCTACTCGACTAGATTACTAAACTATTTAGGTGTTCCAAAAATacctaaaaaataatttttctttcttttccttaatgCTTCTTCCCCTTATTATTGTGAATCCTTTCTACTCTACAATATGTATTGTATCCATGATTTGGTAAAAACATTATTGCTTAAATTATCCAAATTTTATGTACACAATATCGTGTGAATTAAATAAGTATTGACTTAAAATTGACGTGACTTAGCCGTAGTTATAGAAAGTGCGTTAACAGCTGCGCCGTAGGCTAGCATGTGGTCGTTtttcagtaataataatacgTAACTCCACATTTAATGAATTGGTGTTTGATgcctaaataattattacttaacTAGGCATTCTCTCTCAGCTTACAACCTACTGCGACCTTCAATTACAAACCAGATCAAAACTGCACCAATCACCACACACCTTCCCCACTACCAATCACATTACTCTTCTAACTACCAATCACAATACAGAACAGATCATCACTGCATTTGGTTGAATTCCCAGCTGTCACTTGACTGAGAAGATGATTTCCGCTCAGGATGTTGAAACGTAAGTCATcaccaacagtccttctcaggactcctttcTCCCGGACTTTCAAAGTCCATCGAGCTATTAATACTTTATTTGAAGTAGGttggtatatcggctgatgTGAACCTTCTATACAAATagaacaggttaagaatcccaactaacaggaggcagaccagttggtgGCGAAGcacaagc is a window of Acropora palmata chromosome 4, jaAcrPala1.3, whole genome shotgun sequence DNA encoding:
- the LOC141879888 gene encoding melatonin receptor type 1B-B-like, encoding MNTSLSSLEKFALQLQHRSTAVKTVESSFMFLINFASFFGNLLLGIAVVRNPTLRRTVPNMYIITLAISDFLMSLVGIPFSLAALIVGEWPFNNFICQVQGFWILLMCAVSLQTLAVTAVNRYVRVVRSRSLYQRLFNFKTTKVTIVVLWFMALFAPLPYAFAGHEYIFHTGKVFCAHNPASLNDGYGAYLVLVFVAVPLLILLICYTKVFLTVRKHNLSFRYRNQIRAIRSTSESSLSVEEVNVTYVLLVVVIGFLTCWTPVLVIDLIDFINADWKLKREVYVSYTCFGFASTSLNPIIYGIMNRSFRAEYLRILAPLKAWPSDLLSSSSRSIRGSKRNGSRKNLDKNKVGDSLEKGEEKDAGNNSSVRDTHRGSSGQQISDIPL
- the LOC141879215 gene encoding melatonin receptor type 1C-like; amino-acid sequence: MNTSLSSLEKFALQLKHRSTVVQLVESLFLFLINFASFFGNLLLGIAVVRNPTLRRTVPNMYIITSAVSDFLMSLVGIPFSLAALIVGEWPFNNFICQVQGFWILLMCATSLQTLAVTAVNRYVRVVRSRSLYQKLFNFKTTKVTIVVLWFMALFAPLPYAFAGHEYIFHTGKVFCAHNPASLNDGYGAYLVLVFVAVPLIILLICYTKVFLTVREHNLSFRYRNQDKGIRSTSESSLSVEEVNVTYVLLVVVIGFLTCWTPVLVIDLIDFINADWKLKREVYVSYTCFGFASTSLNPIIYGVMNRSFRAEYLRILAPLKACRSNLPSRSSRSVRGSKRNVNRKHLDENKGRDSFEKGVAKNAGNDASVRVKHSESSGQKISGIPL
- the LOC141880155 gene encoding melatonin receptor type 1B-B-like — its product is MNTSLSSLEKFALQLQHRSTAVKAVESSFMFLINFASFFGNLLLGIAVVRNPTLRRTVPNMYIITLAVSDFLMSLVGIPFSLAALIVGEWPFNNFICQVQGFWILLMCAVSLQTLAVTAVNRYVRVVRSRSLYQRLFNFKTTKVTIVVLWFMALFAPLPYAFAGHEYIFHTGKVFCAHNPASLNDGYGAYLVLVFVAVPLLILLICYTKVFLTVRKHNLSFRYRNQIRAIRSTSESSLSVEEVNVTYVLLVVVIGFLTCWTPVLVIDLIDFINADWKLKREVYVSYTCFGFASTSLNPIIYGIMNRSFRAEYLRILAPLKAWPSDLLSSSSRSFRGSKRNGSRKNLDKNKVGDSLEKGEEKDPGNNSSVRDTHRGSSGEKISGIPL